The genomic region taattcttgaagaatttctTCCTTATGAATAAgttgcatttccatcacactaccagtaagttccatagaAATAACAAACTCATCTGAatttactttgtagattatgtgatgttttcTCTGGTTCAATCCTATATGGTTGAGGACTCTACcgattcctccaatcctaaatccatcataTGGGCTGAGATTGAGGTTTTGATGCATTATTCTtttcatggttttgtttgtCATCCTTGAAAAATCCTGACAGGCTTTTAGAGGAAGCCCATCTCCtttgttgtaattttctaaCTCAGTTGAAGATCCATCAGAATTagtctctatttctttttcatagaCGCTTTCATTTGAAGAAAGGTCTTTGAATTGGTATATGAGTACCAAATCGCCATCGTAGACTGCATCTAGGTTATCATCTATGGCctcaaatttttgtaattcacCATATTTCTACGAGCAGTcttgataactctgcaattataatgattttatagcaatttaatcttccttttttaagccaaaatattcctaattatgtgattttattgcatattcagcaaaaaggaagattacaaggacgtttctgcaaaattgacaaagtgCGCCCACGCTTAATGGAGTagtcaactcgggataaggataAGCACGAACGATTCTCCTAAGAGATAAAGGAATCAAGTGTTTAgatttagaaaggattcttttaagcttatcttttgtaatctttttaccttttttagagtttatcacATATCTATCCCCCCactacgtctagattcgtagggaacttttattataaataggggggatCTCTTCATTAGAAGACATTCAGTTTTTATCTtagaactctatagaattctctgttcatctcttctcttttattttattttactaccggaattaatggaattccactttatagtgtgttcttccattaatatgtccggctaaattccctattttctggttaaggtatggtgattgcttgattcccgttatgttgtgagatctaatctgcgttctacacttgtcaaacaaatattcatgttattctctgtgcttaaattacaaacgtctgatttatgaatgattcggccggttgttcattatcaagaaggtttgcttagctaattgaactttataaatccgtgtaattgtttatttagttcaatacttagtggcaacgtagcatgattagttatgtcatagtatttaattatgttatggggaatgcatgatctagtttaaacgaattgtcctcgtaggagtttgttgattagaatcaggcctttctaattcttaatgctgttaatagattaaatcttgtggacgttcccaaggttgtctgttaattagagatctagtcaacggtcgtaccttggctaacgaaaaggtaaggaaaggtgaggttgttaggtcgtaccaacgaccataactggtttatttgtccatacatgtgttattcttgcatcaatgatcaactcacgagaatcaagcataatcctagccttaaccggaAAATCTCCCTCATATATCTCCaccaggtatttttaattatttatttagttttcaatcgcttctttttatcatcaatctccccccattattttctatttttctcaaagaaatcaacttaaagccaatctctgtggatcgaccctactcccactttcacaagtgtagtaggaattatttttggtgacttcgacactcatcaaattttggcgccgttgccggggattggcgtttttaagtatatttctttattttcttttattacttGATTTTATCACCATTGATGCCAAGGTCTTCTCGTACAGGTAAATTGGTATACGATCCGGAAATCGAAAAGACCGCACGAAGACTTCGTCGAGAGACTAAACAACAATTGGAAGGAACATCCGCTCCATACGAAGACGAAGAAGATATAACCTTGGAATTTGAAGAATCCCTAAGCGAATCCGAAGAAGAGACAATGGCTTTGATCCCTGAAAGATCGATCAATGACATGACGTCACCCGATCTAAACCAGCAGCCACTGTGCATTGAATACCCCGACTTAGAGGTAGATTTTGAACTGAAATCtggattaattcatttacttccTACCTTCCGTGGTCTCGCAGGTGAAGATCCACATAAGCATCTGAAGGAATTCCATGTGGTGTGTTCCGGAATGCGACCACAAGGCATAAGCGAGGAACAAGTCAAATTGAGAGCATTCCCCTTCTCTCTCGCCGATCAAGCGAAAGATTGGTTGTATCTCCTACCTTCAGGATCCATTACAAGATGGAACGATCTCAAAAAATAGTTCCTTGAGAAATACTTTCCTGCCTCAAGAGCCACAACAATCCGGAAGGAGATCAGCGGAATTCGACAATTCGCGGGAGAAAGTCTTTTCGAATATTGGGAAAGATTCAATCGACTAGTGGAGAGTTTCCCCCACCATCAAATCCCGAATCACCTGTTGATCCAGTATTTCTATGAAGGTCTATCAAATATGGATAGAAAACTGATAGATGCGGCAAGTGGTGGAGCACTGTTCGACAAAACCCCCACCGAGGCGCGTAAACTAATCTCGACTATGGCATCCAACACGCAACAATTTGGGGTTAGACATGATGATCCACCTAGGAAGAGCAACGAGGTAAGTAATCTTGAAGAACGTTTAAGTCAACTAACAACTGTTGTTGAAAAAGTTGTTGCAGATACTTACCAACAAGTCAAAGCGTGTGGTATTTGCACCTTAACGGGGCACGCAACCGACATGTGCCCAACTCTTCAAGAATCAACTACCGAACATGCCGACGCNNNNNNNNNNNNNNNNNNNNNNNNNNNNNNNNNNNNNNNNNNNNNNNNNNNNNNNNNNNNNNNNNNNNNNNNNNNNNNNNNNNNNNNNNNNNNNNNNNNNNNNNNNNNNNNNNNNNNNNNNNNNNNNNNNNNNNNNNNNNNNNNNNNNNNNNNNNNNNNNNNNNNNNNNNNNNNNNNNNNNNNNNNNNNNNNNNNNNNNNNNNNNNNNNNNNNNNNNNNNNNNNNNNNNNNNNNNNNNNNNNNNNNNNNNNNNNNNNNNNNNNNNNNNNNNNNNNNNNNNNNNNNNNNNNNNNNNNNNNNNNNNNNNNNNNNNNNNNNNNNNNNNNNNNNNNNNNNNNNNNNNNNNNNNNNNNNNNNNNNNNNNNNNNNNNNNNNNNNNNNNNNNNNNNNNNNNNNNNNNNNNNNNNNNNNNNNNNNNNNNNNNNNNNNNNNNNNNNNNNNNNNNNNNNNNNNNNNNNNNNNNNNNNNNNNNNNNNNNNNNNNNNNNNNNNNNNNNNNNNNNNNNNNNNNNNNNNNNNNNNNNNNNNNNNNNNNNNNNNNNNNNNNNNNNNNNNNNNNNNNNNNNNNNNNNNNNNNNNNNNNNNNNNNNNNNNNNNNNNNNNNNNNNNNNNNNNNNNNNNNNNNNNNNNNNNNNNNNNNNNNNNNNNNNNNNNNNNNNNNNNNNNNNNNNNNNNNNNNNNNNNNNNNNNNNNNNNNNNNNNNNNNNNNNNNNNNNNNNNNNNNNNNNNNNNNNNNNNNNNNNNNNNNNNNNNNNNNNNNNNNNNNNNNNNNNNNNNNNNNNNNNNNNNNNNNNNNNNNNNNNNNNNNNNNNNNNNNNNNNNNNNNNNNNNNNNNNNNNNNNNNNNNNNNNNNNNNNNNNNNNNNNNNNNNNNNNNNNNNNNNNNNNNNNNNNNNNNNNNNNNNNNNNNNNNNNNNNNNNNNNNNNNNNNNNNNNNNNNNNNNNNNNNNNNNNNNNNNNNNNNNNNNNNNNNNNNNNNNNNNNNNNNNNNNNNNNNNNNNNNNNNNNNNNNNNNNNNNNNNNNNNNNNNNNNNNNNNNNNNNNNNNNNNNNNNNNNNNNNNNNNNNNNNNNNNNNNNNNNNNNNNNNNNNNNNNNNNNNNNNNNNNNNNNNNNNNNNNNNNNNNNNNNNNNNNNNNNNNNNNNNNNNNNNNNNNNNNNNNNNNNNNNNNNNNNNNNNNNNNNNNNNNNNNNNNNNNNNNNNNNNNNNNNNNNNNNNNNNNNNNNNNNNNNNNNNNNNNNNNNNNNNNNNNNNNNNNNNNNNNNNNNNNNNNNNNNNNNNNNNNNNNNNNNNNNNNNNNNNNNNNNNNNNNNNNNNNNNNNNNNNNNNNNNNNNNNNNNNNNNNNNNNNNNNNNNNNNNNNNNNNNNNNNNNNNNNNNNNNNNNNNNNNNNNNNNNNNNNNNNNNNNNNNNNNNNNNCTTCTTGTAGATATTTTTGACCCTTTTGTGCAGGATTCCATAGCAATAAGCAGCGAGGACCATGTGAAATATGCATTAGACGAAAGCCTCACGTTGgagaaagcaaaaattttggaggaaaagaTGATCATAGATCCAAACATCGGTGACACCGTTTTTGAACTCGACTCCCTTCGAATTTTACCTACTAAAACTGCTTTCATCGAATTACCGCATTCTCACACTAAAATTGTTCCCTCTATATTACAGGCACCCGCATTGGAATTAAAGGAGTTACCAAAACACCTCAAGTACGCATTCTTGGGGGAGAACAAAACACTACCGGTGATCATCTCAAGCAAGCTCACCGATCTTGAGGAGGAAAAACTTATCCGGGTGCTTCGCGAATTTCGAGAAGCCATTGGATGGACTATTGCCGACATTAAAGGTTTAAGCCCTTCGACTTGCATGCATAGAATACTCCTAGAGGAAGGCGCAAAACCTTCAAGGGAAGCACAACGCCGGTTGAACCCTTTGATGATGGAGGtagtaaagaaagaaattttgaaacttctcGATGCAGGTATGATCTTTCCAATTTCTGACAGCGAATGGGTAAGTCCAACTCAAGTAGTACCTAAGAAAACAGGTATTAccgtaataaaaaattctgtTGGAAATTTAGTACCCACACGTGTTCAAAACGGGTGGCGAGTCTGTATTGACTATAGAAAGCTTAATGCCACCACGAGAAAAGACCATTTTCCACTTCCATTTATAGATCAAATGTTAGAAAGATTAGCCGGTCAATCTCACTATTGTTGTCTTGATGGATACTCAGGTTTCCATCAAATTCCAGTGGCACCGGAAGATCAAGAGAAAACAACATTCACATGCCCATTCGGAACCTTCGCCTATAGAAGAATGCCCTTTGGTCTTTGCAACGCACCCGCTACCTTCCAAAGATGTATGGTTAGTATTTTTTCCGACTTTATTGAACACTTTATTGAAGTTTTTATGGACGATTTTACCGTCTACGGAAACTCATTTGAAGATTGTTTGGAAAAATTGACTAAAGTACTTGAAAGGTGCATAGAAAAAAACCTCGttctaaattatgaaaaatgccATTTCATGGTCGATCAAGGTTTAATTCTAGGACATATCGTGTCTTCTAGGGGGATAGAAGTAGATAAGTCNNNNNNNNNNNNNNNNNNNNNNNNNNNNNNNNNNNNNNNNNNNNNNNNNNNNNNNNNNNNNNNNNNNNNNNNNTCGAAAATCGCCCAACCACTGTGTGCGCTGCTGCAAAAAGACGTCACTTTCACATTTGATGAAGAGTGCATGAAGGCCTTTGACAAGTTAAAGGATTCCCTAACATCTGCACCGGTGATTCGTCCACTTGACTGGAATCATCCTTTTGAGATAATGTGTGACGCTAGTAATCACGCCATCGGGGCTGTCCTAGGCCAAAAGATTGGAAAAGATCCCCATGTGATATATTACGCA from Sesamum indicum cultivar Zhongzhi No. 13 linkage group LG3, S_indicum_v1.0, whole genome shotgun sequence harbors:
- the LOC105158538 gene encoding uncharacterized protein LOC105158538, with product MPRSSRTGKLVYDPEIEKTARRLRRETKQQLEGTSAPYEDEEDITLEFEESLSESEEETMALIPERSINDMTSPDLNQQPLCIEYPDLEVDFELKSGLIHLLPTFRGLAGEDPHKHLKEFHVVCSGMRPQGISEEQVKLRAFPFSLADQAKDWLATTIRKEISGIRQFAGESLFEYWERFNRLVESFPHHQIPNHLLIQYFYEGLSNMDRKLIDAASGGALFDKTPTEARKLISTMASNTQQFGVRHDDPPRKSNEDSIAISSEDHVKYALDESLTLEKAKILEEKMIIDPNIGDTVFELDSLRILPTKTAFIELPHSHTKIVPSILQAPALELKELPKHLKYAFLGENKTLPVIISSKLTDLEEEKLIRVLREFREAIGWTIADIKGLSPSTCMHRILLEEGAKPSREAQRRLNPLMMEVVKKEILKLLDAGMIFPISDSEWVSPTQVVPKKTGITVIKNSVGNLVPTRVQNGWRVCIDYRKLNATTRKDHFPLPFIDQMLERLAGQSHYCCLDGYSGFHQIPVAPEDQEKTTFTCPFGTFAYRRMPFGLCNAPATFQRCMVSIFSDFIEHFIEVFMDDFTVYGNSFEDCLEKLTKVLERCIEKNLVLNYEKCHFMVDQGLILGHIVSSRGIEVDKSXXXXXXXXXXXXXXXXXXXXXXXXSKIAQPLCALLQKDVTFTFDEECMKAFDKLKDSLTSAPVIRPLDWNHPFEIMCDASNHAIGAVLGQKIGKDPHVIYYASRMLDSAQSNYTTTEKELLAIVFALEKFRHYLLGTKVVVYSDHAALRYLLSKKEAKPRLIRWILLLQEFNLTIKDKKGAENLVADHLSRLVTDKNPPPLNDEFPDEHLHTIQGITPWYADKTPIGMSPYRLVYGKSCHLPVELEHRAYWTIKQFNSSMDEAGGQRKLQIQELEELRNDAYENSKIYKERAKAFHDRTISRKEFVVGQKSKSRVPRLKSKIAAAAQDTLRRYRPSPPPPTPQQTTLDDIARKIARIEANLMGLFEHFGLTPRQPPTP